The proteins below come from a single Cylindrospermopsis raciborskii Cr2010 genomic window:
- a CDS encoding LabA-like NYN domain-containing protein, with translation MLNNLENDSIFTPEQVLENRGRVAIFIDGSNLFYAALQLGIEIDYTKLLCRLTGGSRLLRAFFYTGVDRTNEKQQGFLLWMRRNGYRVIAKDLVQLPDGSKKANLDVEIAVDMMALVDSYDTAVLVSGDGDLAYAVNSVSYRGVRVEVVSLRSMTSDSLINVSDRYIDLEAIREDIQKTPRQGYPYRPLSSMGFLDDHQDSEGHLQIPE, from the coding sequence ATGTTGAATAATTTAGAAAATGACTCGATTTTTACGCCAGAACAGGTTTTGGAAAATCGGGGTCGAGTGGCAATATTTATTGATGGCTCAAATTTATTTTATGCAGCTTTGCAATTAGGTATCGAAATTGATTACACTAAACTATTATGTCGGTTGACTGGTGGATCAAGGCTATTACGGGCTTTTTTCTATACTGGTGTAGACCGGACTAATGAGAAGCAACAGGGATTTTTGTTGTGGATGCGTCGCAATGGTTATCGAGTCATAGCTAAGGATTTGGTACAATTGCCAGACGGTTCCAAAAAAGCTAACCTAGATGTGGAAATAGCTGTGGATATGATGGCTTTAGTGGACTCCTATGACACCGCAGTTTTGGTCAGCGGTGATGGCGACTTGGCCTATGCTGTTAACTCGGTCAGTTATCGTGGCGTTAGGGTGGAAGTTGTTAGTCTACGCTCCATGACCAGTGACAGCTTAATTAATGTGAGCGATCGCTATATTGATTTGGAAGCGATTAGGGAGGATATCCAAAAGACACCTCGTCAGGGTTATCCCTACAGGCCATTATCCAGTATGGGATTCTTGGACGACCATCAAGATAGTGAAGGACATTTACAGATTCCAGAATAA
- the lptC gene encoding LPS export ABC transporter periplasmic protein LptC, translating into MPKNFSYWSVILLLLTGLFGCSGSSTISPVENSSDSDKLRSDSQLTFFGVSLEQFDQDGKPFWKVQARQAKYTKEKEIGQAKNPQGELYQDGKVVYTIKAETADIQQDGKQLVLKGKIVATDPRNGVVLEGNELEWRPQEDLLIVRNQFHGHHRQLKATAQEARVKTRQQQVEFTGQVFAVSNDPKLQIKTERLLWQVQSEKLVGDRPVEIQRYQNNQFTDRAQGKGIEVNLNTKITTLGPEAKLQLINPPMQINSNAIAWDINQEIVKSNVPVKVIHQGENITVSGNAAEMKLLKKTVYLTGDVQAIGQRNQFLKSERLTWYLERKLVEAQGKVIYRQMEPPLTFQGSTAIGNLATENITVKGGSSGRVVTEVIPQQVLTPSLGER; encoded by the coding sequence ATGCCTAAAAATTTTAGTTATTGGTCAGTGATTTTATTATTGTTAACGGGATTATTTGGTTGCTCGGGTTCATCTACTATTTCTCCAGTGGAGAATAGTTCTGATTCTGATAAGTTGAGGAGTGATAGTCAGTTGACTTTTTTTGGTGTTAGTCTGGAGCAATTTGACCAAGATGGTAAACCATTTTGGAAGGTGCAAGCTCGTCAGGCTAAGTATACCAAAGAAAAGGAAATTGGTCAAGCCAAAAATCCCCAGGGTGAACTATATCAAGATGGTAAAGTAGTTTATACAATTAAAGCAGAAACGGCGGATATTCAGCAAGATGGTAAACAACTTGTGCTCAAGGGTAAGATTGTGGCTACAGATCCTCGTAATGGAGTAGTATTGGAAGGGAATGAATTGGAATGGCGACCCCAGGAAGATTTATTAATAGTCCGTAATCAGTTTCATGGTCATCATCGTCAATTGAAAGCTACCGCCCAGGAAGCTAGAGTTAAAACTCGTCAACAACAGGTGGAGTTTACAGGCCAGGTGTTTGCCGTTTCTAATGACCCTAAATTACAAATCAAAACTGAACGCTTACTTTGGCAAGTTCAATCAGAAAAGTTGGTGGGCGATCGCCCTGTGGAAATTCAACGTTATCAAAACAATCAATTTACTGATCGCGCTCAAGGAAAGGGTATAGAGGTTAATTTGAACACGAAAATTACCACCCTAGGACCGGAAGCCAAACTCCAGTTAATTAACCCACCAATGCAAATTAATAGCAATGCGATCGCCTGGGATATTAATCAAGAAATTGTCAAAAGTAATGTTCCCGTAAAGGTAATTCATCAAGGGGAGAATATAACAGTATCTGGCAATGCAGCGGAAATGAAATTGCTAAAGAAAACGGTTTATTTAACGGGTGATGTTCAGGCAATTGGGCAACGTAATCAGTTTTTAAAATCAGAGCGACTCACTTGGTATTTAGAGCGAAAATTAGTGGAAGCTCAAGGAAAGGTGATTTATCGTCAGATGGAACCACCTCTGACTTTCCAAGGGTCAACTGCAATTGGCAATTTGGCAACGGAAAATATTACCGTTAAGGGTGGTAGTTCTGGTCGGGTGGTGACAGAAGTTATTCCTCAGCAGGTTCTTACCCCATCCCTGGGAGAAAGATAA
- a CDS encoding TMEM165/GDT1 family protein — translation MDWNLLGISFITVFLSELGDKSQLAAIALSGQGKSRKAIFFGTAAALVFTSLLGVLAGGAVAQLLPTRILKTIAAIGFAVLAIRLLLPENEDDRAS, via the coding sequence ATGGATTGGAATCTTCTGGGAATTAGCTTTATTACCGTGTTTCTTTCCGAACTGGGTGATAAGAGTCAACTAGCTGCGATCGCATTGTCTGGTCAAGGAAAATCTAGAAAGGCTATATTTTTTGGCACCGCAGCTGCGCTGGTGTTCACTAGTTTGCTGGGTGTGTTAGCTGGGGGAGCGGTGGCACAATTATTGCCCACCAGAATTTTAAAGACAATTGCAGCTATTGGTTTTGCTGTTTTGGCTATTCGTCTTTTACTACCTGAGAATGAAGACGATCGCGCTTCCTAA
- a CDS encoding TMEM165/GDT1 family protein, protein MKNSVSTVKLDTLDLTITAPADQSPPKTKKSDSVWVVFGTTFITIFLAEIGDKTQLSTLLMSAQSHAPWLVFLGAGAALVTTSLLGVLLGGFIASRLSPKTVEKSAGLVLLLVSSMLFWDVIHG, encoded by the coding sequence ATGAAAAACTCCGTTAGCACCGTGAAACTTGATACTTTGGATTTAACCATTACTGCACCTGCTGACCAATCACCACCCAAGACAAAAAAGTCTGACTCGGTTTGGGTAGTATTTGGGACAACCTTTATTACCATTTTTTTGGCGGAAATTGGTGATAAGACTCAATTATCAACATTATTAATGAGTGCCCAGTCCCATGCGCCTTGGTTGGTATTCCTGGGAGCAGGAGCTGCTTTGGTCACCACTAGTTTACTGGGTGTACTGCTTGGTGGTTTTATTGCTAGTAGACTTAGTCCTAAAACGGTAGAAAAATCAGCAGGACTGGTATTATTGTTAGTTTCTTCGATGTTATTTTGGGATGTGATTCACGGTTAA
- a CDS encoding YkgJ family cysteine cluster protein, with protein MATWQCVKQCGACCHLDPSDRPYLSDYLSPTELSLYLRLVGEDGWCVNFDHQTRECTIYRDRPSFCRVESKTFEKMYGIKPEELNDFAIDCCHQQIDSVYGDRSLEMIRFNQTLGFEL; from the coding sequence ATGGCTACTTGGCAATGTGTTAAGCAGTGTGGTGCTTGCTGTCATCTGGATCCTAGCGATCGCCCCTATTTATCCGATTATCTCTCACCTACAGAACTCTCACTCTATCTCCGTTTGGTAGGTGAGGACGGTTGGTGTGTTAATTTTGATCATCAAACACGAGAATGTACTATTTATAGGGATCGTCCTTCATTTTGTCGGGTAGAGTCTAAAACCTTTGAAAAGATGTATGGTATCAAACCAGAGGAGTTAAATGACTTCGCTATTGACTGTTGTCATCAACAGATAGATTCTGTATATGGCGATCGCAGTTTAGAAATGATTCGATTTAATCAGACCCTGGGTTTTGAGTTGTGA
- the psb30 gene encoding photosystem II reaction center protein Ycf12/Psb30: MEALANINWEVAFQLTCVALIVLAGPAVIFVLAFRNGDL; this comes from the coding sequence ATGGAAGCTCTAGCTAATATCAACTGGGAAGTCGCGTTTCAATTGACCTGTGTAGCATTAATTGTCCTTGCTGGACCCGCTGTAATTTTTGTACTCGCTTTTCGTAACGGGGATCTTTAA
- the recJ gene encoding single-stranded-DNA-specific exonuclease RecJ encodes MTPQKNNIKLPYQRWHIAKQNEELAEKLASVNNVSPIIGQLLINRGMETPEIATRFINPECINLPSPLDEFPDLVPSVELLASAIRNHEKIAICGDYDADGMTSTALLLRSLGSLGANIDYAIPSRMHEGYGINKRIVEEFHSEGVSLILTVDNGIAALEPIARAKELGLKVIITDHHDLPPQLPVADAILNPKLISLSSPYRGLAGVGVAYVLAVCLAQHLQKITGLVQPMLDLFTLGTIADLAPLTGVNRRWIKRGLKSLYKSNLPGVQALIQVSGVQPSMGENQQVSKAQNSKSLKPEDIGFRLGPRINAVGRIGNPQIVIELLTTDDMGIALERAMQCEQINAERQKICEEIQGEAILLVEDLYAQNLHQDRVLVVVKDNWHHGVIGIVASRLVERYGVPVFIGTYENNHLVRGSARGIPEFNVFDALEFSSDLLYKYGGHKAAAGFSLPAANLENFRLRLSEFANQCLEVQHLKPLLRIDGQINFCQINRDLFQQLNILHPCGIENPDPIFWTPQVRVVEQQMIGKGSIKLTLAQIIDNTRYEIKALAWRWGDYFPLPFTIDIAYKLRENNFNGANDIELELVGVRLPQQYHQSCNYSFDGN; translated from the coding sequence ATGACTCCACAGAAAAATAATATAAAATTACCATATCAACGCTGGCACATAGCAAAGCAAAATGAAGAATTAGCTGAAAAGTTAGCAAGTGTCAATAATGTTTCTCCTATTATAGGTCAGTTGTTAATTAATAGAGGTATGGAAACACCAGAAATAGCTACTAGATTTATCAATCCTGAATGTATAAATTTACCCTCTCCCTTGGACGAGTTCCCCGATTTAGTTCCCAGTGTGGAATTATTGGCAAGTGCTATTAGGAACCATGAGAAAATTGCTATCTGCGGCGATTATGATGCTGATGGCATGACTAGTACAGCCTTGCTGTTACGTAGTCTTGGATCTTTAGGTGCAAACATTGACTATGCTATTCCCAGTAGAATGCACGAGGGGTATGGAATTAATAAACGAATTGTGGAAGAATTTCACAGTGAAGGGGTCAGTTTAATTCTAACCGTAGATAATGGTATTGCTGCTCTTGAACCTATTGCAAGAGCAAAAGAGTTGGGTTTGAAAGTGATTATTACGGATCACCATGATTTACCTCCCCAATTACCAGTTGCTGATGCAATTCTTAACCCCAAATTAATATCTCTATCTTCCCCTTATAGAGGTCTTGCTGGTGTGGGTGTAGCCTATGTTTTAGCTGTATGTTTAGCTCAACATTTGCAAAAAATCACAGGTCTGGTTCAACCTATGTTGGATTTATTTACCTTGGGAACTATTGCTGACCTAGCTCCTTTAACCGGTGTTAATCGTCGTTGGATAAAACGGGGCTTAAAATCATTATATAAGTCCAATTTACCGGGTGTTCAGGCTTTAATTCAAGTCTCTGGTGTACAACCAAGTATGGGAGAAAATCAGCAAGTATCTAAGGCACAAAATTCTAAGTCTTTAAAACCAGAAGATATTGGATTTCGTCTAGGACCAAGAATCAATGCTGTGGGTAGAATTGGCAATCCTCAAATTGTGATCGAATTACTAACTACTGATGATATGGGAATTGCTTTAGAACGAGCAATGCAATGTGAGCAAATAAATGCTGAACGTCAAAAAATCTGTGAGGAAATCCAAGGAGAGGCAATATTGTTGGTTGAAGATTTATATGCACAAAATTTGCATCAAGACCGAGTTCTGGTCGTAGTCAAAGATAATTGGCATCATGGTGTAATTGGCATTGTCGCTTCTCGTCTGGTAGAACGTTATGGAGTTCCTGTCTTTATCGGTACTTACGAAAATAATCACCTGGTTCGTGGTTCCGCAAGGGGAATACCTGAATTTAATGTGTTTGATGCTTTGGAGTTTAGCAGCGATTTACTATATAAATATGGTGGACATAAAGCTGCTGCTGGATTTTCTTTACCCGCAGCTAATCTAGAAAATTTTCGATTGCGTTTATCAGAGTTTGCTAATCAATGTCTGGAAGTTCAACATCTCAAACCACTATTAAGAATAGATGGTCAAATCAACTTTTGTCAGATCAATCGGGATTTATTCCAACAGTTGAATATTCTTCATCCCTGTGGAATTGAAAACCCTGACCCTATCTTTTGGACTCCCCAAGTACGAGTGGTAGAACAGCAAATGATTGGTAAGGGTAGTATTAAGTTAACTTTGGCTCAAATCATAGATAATACAAGATATGAAATTAAAGCTTTGGCTTGGCGATGGGGTGATTATTTCCCTTTACCCTTCACTATTGATATTGCTTACAAGTTACGGGAAAATAACTTTAATGGTGCGAATGATATTGAGTTGGAGTTAGTCGGTGTTAGGTTACCTCAACAGTATCATCAAAGCTGCAATTACAGCTTTGACGGAAACTAG
- the sbcD gene encoding exonuclease subunit SbcD, whose amino-acid sequence MIKVLHLSDIHIGSGFSHGRINPNTGLNSRLEDFVNTLSLCIDRALSEPVDMVIFGGDAFPDATPPPYVQEAFASQFRRLVDAHIPTVLLVGNHDLHSQGIGGASLNIYRTLGVPGFVVGDSLTTHHIQTPNGKVQVITLPWLTRSMLMTRKETTGMSMAEVNQLLIEKLQVVLEGEVRNLDPNLPTILLAHLMADNAMLGAERLLAVGKGFTLPASLLIRPCFDYVALGHVHCHQNLNKSNDPPVVYPGSIERVDFSEEKEQKGYVMVELEKGKANWQFCPLPARIFRTIEVDLSPRDNPQQTLLQAIAKHDLTGNVVRLVYKLRSEQLDVIENAVIHKALGDAHHYTIHPELVSQLARPRIPELNASSSIDPIEALRTYLNNREDLKDIATYMLEAAQELLGDDETMILVDR is encoded by the coding sequence ATGATCAAAGTTCTACACCTTTCAGATATTCATATAGGAAGCGGTTTTTCCCACGGACGTATTAACCCCAACACTGGATTAAACTCCCGCTTGGAGGATTTTGTTAATACCCTATCTTTATGTATTGATCGGGCCCTGTCTGAACCAGTAGATATGGTTATATTTGGTGGTGATGCCTTTCCGGATGCTACCCCTCCACCTTACGTACAAGAAGCATTTGCCAGTCAGTTTCGTAGGTTGGTTGATGCCCATATTCCAACGGTTTTATTAGTTGGCAATCATGATTTACATTCCCAGGGTATAGGAGGAGCAAGTCTTAATATTTACCGAACTTTGGGAGTACCCGGTTTTGTGGTGGGTGATAGTTTGACTACCCATCATATTCAAACCCCCAATGGTAAGGTACAAGTAATTACTCTACCTTGGTTGACTAGGTCTATGTTAATGACCCGCAAGGAAACTACGGGAATGTCTATGGCTGAGGTTAATCAACTTTTGATTGAAAAATTACAAGTGGTTTTAGAAGGAGAGGTGAGAAATTTAGACCCAAATCTGCCCACCATACTTTTAGCCCATTTGATGGCTGATAATGCTATGTTGGGTGCGGAACGTTTATTAGCTGTAGGTAAGGGTTTTACTCTGCCAGCTTCTTTACTTATTAGACCATGTTTTGATTATGTGGCATTAGGTCATGTCCACTGCCATCAAAATCTGAATAAATCCAACGACCCACCTGTGGTTTATCCTGGTAGTATTGAGCGAGTGGATTTTAGTGAAGAAAAAGAACAAAAGGGTTATGTCATGGTAGAGTTGGAAAAAGGTAAGGCCAATTGGCAGTTTTGCCCACTACCTGCTCGCATTTTCCGCACCATCGAGGTGGATTTATCCCCCAGAGACAATCCTCAACAAACATTATTGCAGGCGATCGCCAAACATGACCTAACAGGGAATGTAGTCAGACTAGTTTATAAACTGCGTTCGGAACAATTAGATGTAATAGAAAACGCTGTTATTCATAAGGCGCTGGGGGATGCACATCATTATACGATTCACCCAGAACTAGTGAGTCAATTAGCCAGACCGCGAATTCCCGAATTAAATGCTAGTAGTAGTATTGATCCCATAGAGGCATTAAGAACCTACTTAAACAATCGTGAAGATTTAAAAGATATTGCCACATATATGTTAGAAGCAGCACAAGAGTTATTAGGAGATGATGAGACTATGATTTTGGTAGACAGATAG
- the cysH gene encoding phosphoadenosine phosphosulfate reductase, translated as MTVATAFDLESLNEQFETATPTEILAWSVENVPTGLVQTSAFNVDDLIITHILYEVLDHPTPVIFLDTLHHFEQTLDLVAKAKTVYGLDLKTYKVPNVYSREEFAAKYGEALWDTDISKFHQITKIEPLQRGLDELNTVAWITGRRRDQAVTRANMPVFELDNQGRLKINPLATWTRKESWEYVAEYKVIYNPLHDQGYPSIGDEPITTRVGDGEDERAGRWRGTGKTECGIHI; from the coding sequence ATGACAGTTGCAACAGCTTTTGACTTAGAAAGTTTAAATGAACAATTTGAAACCGCCACTCCCACGGAAATCTTGGCATGGTCGGTGGAAAACGTACCTACGGGTTTAGTCCAAACCAGTGCTTTCAATGTTGATGACTTGATTATTACCCATATTCTTTATGAAGTACTGGATCACCCAACACCAGTGATTTTCCTTGATACCCTTCATCACTTTGAACAAACTTTAGACTTGGTTGCTAAAGCTAAAACAGTTTATGGCTTAGACTTAAAGACCTATAAAGTACCCAATGTCTATAGTCGTGAGGAATTTGCCGCTAAGTATGGAGAGGCGTTGTGGGATACTGATATTAGTAAATTTCATCAAATTACTAAAATTGAACCTTTGCAGCGTGGATTGGATGAATTAAATACAGTAGCTTGGATTACTGGTCGTCGTCGGGATCAGGCGGTTACCCGTGCGAATATGCCCGTGTTTGAGTTGGATAATCAAGGGCGCTTAAAAATTAATCCCTTGGCTACCTGGACAAGAAAAGAAAGCTGGGAGTATGTAGCTGAATACAAGGTAATTTATAATCCCCTACATGATCAAGGATACCCAAGTATTGGTGATGAACCCATTACTACCAGGGTAGGTGATGGAGAAGATGAAAGAGCTGGACGTTGGCGCGGTACTGGGAAGACTGAGTGTGGTATTCACATTTAA
- a CDS encoding AAA family ATPase has translation MKISIKNLGPIKQAEFTLNELTIICGGNNTGKTYATYALFGFISFWRDAFSIDISDGDVWQLLNEGLIELNIEEYIRNAPNILEKGCKAFTQQLPHFFASSEKHFAGSQFLVNLDSSDIHPLSTFERTMGAAKTQLFFISKKADSSLVSISLLVEKEQVRIPQEIISRIIGDALKDIIFGDLFPRLFIASAERTGVAIFRRELNFARNRLLEEMSSMEKEINPLELLSKVYADYALPIKSNVDFTRQLEELSKKDSFIAKNHPEITNDFSDIIGGEYLVTKNDELYYSPKGKRVKLTMDESSSAVRSLLDIGFYLRHVAAPGDLLMVDEPELNLHPENQRRVARLFSRLVNVGVKVFITTHSDYIIKELNTLIMLNQGGKRLSEIAEREGYRKEELLKADKVSVFIAKEELIKLDSLKKKTYCQTLVPAPIDAKMGIEASSFDKTIEEMNRIQEEIVWGDDE, from the coding sequence ATGAAAATTTCCATAAAGAATCTCGGACCTATCAAGCAGGCAGAGTTTACACTTAACGAACTAACTATTATATGTGGTGGGAACAATACCGGTAAAACCTATGCCACCTATGCATTGTTTGGCTTTATCTCATTTTGGCGTGATGCTTTCTCCATAGATATTTCCGACGGAGATGTGTGGCAATTGTTAAATGAAGGTTTAATTGAGTTAAATATTGAAGAATACATCCGCAATGCACCAAATATCCTTGAGAAAGGTTGTAAGGCATTTACACAACAATTACCTCACTTCTTCGCTTCCTCCGAAAAACATTTTGCCGGGAGTCAGTTTTTGGTAAACCTGGATTCTAGTGATATACACCCTCTTTCAACCTTCGAACGGACTATGGGTGCAGCTAAAACCCAGCTATTCTTCATATCGAAAAAAGCCGACTCTTCCCTAGTTTCAATTTCTTTGCTCGTTGAGAAAGAGCAGGTAAGGATACCTCAAGAAATAATTAGTCGAATTATCGGAGATGCTCTAAAAGACATTATTTTTGGGGACCTTTTCCCCCGTCTTTTTATTGCCAGCGCCGAACGAACTGGTGTGGCAATATTCAGAAGAGAGCTTAATTTTGCCCGAAACCGTCTCCTGGAGGAAATGAGCTCAATGGAAAAGGAAATAAATCCACTTGAATTACTTTCCAAAGTATATGCGGATTATGCCCTACCCATTAAGTCAAACGTTGATTTCACAAGACAGTTAGAAGAGCTTTCAAAAAAAGATAGCTTCATAGCAAAGAATCATCCAGAGATTACAAATGACTTCTCAGACATTATTGGTGGTGAGTATCTTGTCACGAAGAATGATGAATTATACTATAGCCCTAAAGGAAAACGCGTAAAATTGACCATGGATGAAAGTTCAAGCGCTGTTCGTTCACTACTGGATATAGGATTTTATCTGCGACATGTTGCTGCTCCTGGCGACTTACTCATGGTTGATGAACCTGAGCTTAATTTGCACCCGGAGAACCAGAGACGCGTAGCTCGTTTGTTTTCGAGGTTGGTAAATGTTGGAGTAAAAGTATTTATAACTACTCACAGTGATTATATTATTAAAGAGCTTAACACTCTCATTATGTTAAATCAGGGAGGAAAAAGGCTAAGTGAAATAGCAGAGCGTGAAGGATACCGCAAAGAAGAGTTGCTCAAAGCTGATAAGGTTAGCGTTTTTATTGCAAAAGAGGAATTGATTAAGCTAGACAGCTTAAAGAAAAAGACTTATTGCCAAACACTAGTTCCTGCTCCCATAGATGCCAAAATGGGAATTGAAGCTTCTAGCTTCGATAAAACAATTGAAGAGATGAATCGCATTCAGGAAGAAATTGTTTGGGGGGATGATGAGTAG
- a CDS encoding phosphate/phosphite/phosphonate ABC transporter substrate-binding protein: MNLNQFLKRKFLIAGTLATLTSLFVSNVVKTQPTVANSNPPPVAPLLLTKNLKNLTIVFPSRKDAPNLQEQVGKVANFLSRELGIPVKAQISDDTAAVEALRANRADVAFLSSRPALKAEGLANSRLYLAEVRSNYSGRYTYNSIFVVAKNSPLTPKASTKATLEQLRGKKIAFTSPTSGSGFIFPVSELVKNGFVPDKDRMEGFFGQITYGGNYSKALEAVVRGQADVATVSEYAMYPPYISTTDAAKLRVLYKISGVPAHGIVVDDDVPVVMREKIINAFLKLNKPENNQLLQGLYNSTELVRVDHNRHLKPVRDALKNLGIEP; the protein is encoded by the coding sequence ATGAACCTTAACCAATTCCTGAAAAGAAAGTTCTTGATTGCCGGTACATTGGCAACACTGACAAGTTTATTTGTCAGCAATGTAGTCAAAACCCAACCCACGGTGGCTAACTCCAATCCTCCCCCAGTAGCACCACTGTTACTTACAAAAAATCTCAAAAATTTGACCATAGTCTTTCCTAGTCGAAAGGATGCTCCTAACCTGCAAGAACAAGTGGGGAAAGTAGCTAACTTCTTGTCCCGGGAGTTAGGAATACCCGTAAAGGCACAAATTAGCGATGATACTGCTGCTGTAGAAGCCCTAAGAGCTAATAGAGCCGATGTGGCTTTTTTAAGCAGTCGTCCAGCCTTAAAAGCGGAGGGACTAGCAAATTCTCGTTTATATCTAGCAGAGGTGAGATCTAACTACTCCGGTAGATACACTTATAATTCCATATTTGTAGTTGCCAAAAACAGTCCTCTAACTCCTAAAGCTTCTACTAAAGCGACGCTGGAACAGCTCAGAGGCAAAAAAATTGCCTTTACCTCCCCCACCTCTGGATCAGGGTTTATTTTCCCAGTTAGTGAGTTGGTGAAGAACGGATTTGTCCCCGACAAAGATCGGATGGAAGGTTTCTTCGGTCAAATTACTTATGGAGGTAATTACAGTAAAGCACTGGAAGCAGTGGTACGTGGTCAAGCAGATGTAGCAACAGTTTCTGAGTATGCCATGTATCCCCCCTATATATCTACCACAGATGCTGCTAAATTGCGAGTGCTGTATAAAATATCCGGTGTTCCCGCTCATGGAATAGTTGTTGATGATGATGTTCCAGTAGTCATGCGAGAAAAAATTATTAACGCCTTTCTCAAGTTAAACAAACCAGAAAATAACCAATTGTTGCAGGGTTTGTATAATTCCACCGAGCTAGTGAGAGTTGATCATAATCGTCACTTGAAACCCGTGCGCGATGCTCTGAAAAATTTGGGTATAGAACCATAG
- a CDS encoding phosphonate ABC transporter ATP-binding protein — protein MKLIECHNLKTSYTASSNRPILNGIDLEISQGEFVVLLGLNGAGKSTLLRSLIGLAPVVGGSVYINNRQMTNETLPEIRQDIGMLFQGGGLIGQLSVLDNVLCGRLGKRKTTQTLFGFPRQDHFLAQQLLAQLGLKGKIYQKTSQLSGGQQQRVAIARALIQFPQILLADEPITGLDMMASQQVMETLVKLNREQGLTIIMVLHDLAMAAKYADRAIVLDAGRIVYDGKPYNLPEKVAQVSHF, from the coding sequence ATGAAACTAATTGAATGTCACAATCTAAAAACAAGTTACACTGCATCCTCAAATCGTCCGATCCTCAATGGGATTGATTTGGAGATTAGCCAAGGTGAATTTGTAGTTCTCTTGGGTTTAAACGGAGCTGGTAAATCCACCCTCTTGCGATCGCTCATAGGGTTAGCTCCGGTAGTAGGTGGTTCTGTTTACATAAACAATAGACAGATGACAAACGAGACCTTGCCAGAAATTCGTCAAGATATTGGCATGTTATTTCAAGGTGGGGGATTAATTGGGCAGTTATCAGTTTTAGATAATGTGTTATGTGGTCGTTTAGGCAAAAGAAAAACCACCCAAACTTTATTTGGATTTCCTCGTCAGGATCACTTCTTAGCTCAACAATTATTAGCACAACTGGGTTTGAAAGGTAAAATCTATCAAAAAACCAGTCAACTCAGTGGTGGACAGCAACAAAGAGTAGCTATTGCCAGGGCTCTAATTCAATTCCCGCAAATCCTGCTAGCGGATGAACCAATTACCGGTTTAGACATGATGGCTTCTCAACAGGTAATGGAAACCCTGGTGAAACTAAATCGAGAGCAGGGATTAACTATTATTATGGTGCTACATGATTTAGCCATGGCTGCAAAATATGCTGATCGTGCTATAGTTTTGGATGCTGGGCGCATTGTTTATGACGGTAAACCTTATAATTTACCAGAGAAAGTTGCTCAGGTTTCACACTTTTAA